One genomic window of Candidatus Pseudobacter hemicellulosilyticus includes the following:
- a CDS encoding YcxB family protein — translation MLVLQYNLTREDYFKYNYYTNWTSPDKRKFRNRYYMKVLLYLFVMAGLILYTSQDKSPLITMIAVILVATTMLLLIPFLVRRSVRKRVDQLLALPANKHILDRREVQFSDTGIVSRDSNAESKFGWNAVVKVAQLPDAWYLYSSSHQAIILPKRALADEQERKELQSLLDQHISFSAEFANN, via the coding sequence ATGTTAGTCCTGCAGTACAACCTTACCAGAGAAGATTATTTCAAATACAACTATTACACCAACTGGACTTCTCCTGATAAGCGGAAATTCCGCAACAGGTATTATATGAAGGTACTCTTATACCTTTTTGTGATGGCTGGACTCATCCTGTATACCAGCCAGGATAAATCTCCTCTCATCACCATGATTGCTGTTATACTTGTCGCCACCACTATGCTCCTGCTCATACCATTCCTTGTCCGGCGAAGTGTCCGCAAGCGGGTGGACCAGCTGCTGGCCCTTCCTGCCAACAAGCATATCCTGGATCGCAGGGAAGTACAATTCTCAGACACCGGTATCGTGAGCAGGGACAGCAATGCGGAAAGCAAATTCGGCTGGAATGCTGTGGTCAAAGTAGCCCAGCTTCCTGATGCCTGGTACCTCTATTCCAGTTCCCACCAGGCCATTATCCTGCCTAAACGGGCGCTTGCTGATGAACAGGAACGTAAGGAGCTGCAAAGCCTGCTGGATCAGCACATCTCTTTCAGCGCAGAATTTGCCAACAACTAA